From one Desulfobacterales bacterium genomic stretch:
- a CDS encoding SOS response-associated peptidase, with amino-acid sequence MCGRFAQYSGLDSLKKSFQIEEITCVVAPSYNIAPLQPVLTVIRHDGNRLGQLHWGLVPSWAKDKSMAAKLINARAETVADKPSFRNAFKRHRCLILADGFYEWKVDGPQKQPWYFTLPSGDPFAFAGLWDTWKGEEEAAYHSCTIITTAADESVQPVHHRMPVILMPEAHAQWLDPQNRDSARLNAILSEGRVKELKSYPVSKRMNSARNNDPACIEPLKY; translated from the coding sequence ATGTGTGGTAGATTTGCCCAGTACAGTGGGTTGGACTCACTAAAAAAATCCTTTCAGATCGAAGAGATTACCTGCGTCGTTGCCCCCAGCTACAACATCGCCCCGCTGCAGCCGGTCCTAACGGTTATACGACATGACGGCAACCGTCTGGGTCAGCTCCATTGGGGTCTGGTTCCCTCCTGGGCCAAAGACAAATCAATGGCCGCAAAGCTCATCAATGCCCGGGCCGAGACGGTGGCGGACAAACCCAGCTTTCGCAACGCCTTTAAGCGTCACCGCTGCCTGATTTTAGCGGACGGGTTTTACGAATGGAAGGTTGACGGCCCGCAGAAGCAGCCCTGGTATTTTACCCTGCCTTCGGGAGACCCATTTGCCTTTGCCGGGTTGTGGGACACCTGGAAGGGGGAAGAAGAGGCTGCTTATCATTCCTGTACGATCATCACCACTGCCGCGGACGAATCGGTGCAGCCGGTCCACCACCGCATGCCGGTGATCCTGATGCCCGAAGCTCACGCCCAATGGCTGGACCCGCAAAACCGGGACAGCGCCCGGTTAAATGCGATCCTGAGCGAGGGGCGTGTGAAAGAACTGAAAAGCTATCCGGTTTCCAAACGGATGAATTCTGCTCGCAATAATGATCCTGCCTGTATCGAACCTCTAAAATATTAA
- a CDS encoding DUF362 domain-containing protein, with amino-acid sequence MQKSIVSIVRYEKPRESVRQAVILSGGLKNMPPGASVFVKPNIVFWTRATAFPKWGVITTSRVVADMVEILKEYGAGQITIGEGTVVMDPRDTRTAAHAFKTLGYDALKKRYGVRIVNVFERPFRKVDLGDGVVLKFNTDILDSDFVVTLPVMKTHAQTVVSLGIKNLKGAIDIPSRKKCHNEDPGRDLHFMVSKLADRMPPLFTLADGIYTAERGPGFDGRMHRSNILIASNDIFAADCVGAKVLGYEPDQVPYLVHAAGVRQRPLDLSDIEITGEPLAEVAKPHQHHFPYTDDGRLPVPMHKMGIQGLSYKKYDLTMCTYCSIVNGAILGSIAFAWKGAPWDDVEILTGKVMQPTPGRKKTVLIGKCIYAANKDNTDINEMIAVKGCPPQPKAIVKALHQAGIPVDAGIFEKLDQMPGMYMRRYENKPEFDESFFRVD; translated from the coding sequence ATGCAAAAGAGCATTGTTTCCATCGTCCGGTATGAAAAGCCGCGGGAGTCGGTCCGCCAGGCGGTAATACTTTCAGGTGGTCTTAAAAATATGCCCCCGGGCGCCTCGGTATTTGTCAAACCCAATATCGTCTTCTGGACCCGGGCAACCGCCTTTCCCAAGTGGGGAGTGATCACCACCTCGCGCGTCGTAGCGGACATGGTTGAAATCCTCAAGGAGTACGGCGCCGGGCAGATCACCATCGGTGAAGGAACGGTGGTCATGGACCCCAGGGATACCCGGACGGCGGCGCATGCCTTTAAAACCCTGGGATATGACGCCTTGAAAAAACGCTACGGGGTTCGCATCGTCAATGTCTTTGAACGGCCGTTCAGAAAAGTGGACCTGGGAGACGGTGTTGTTCTCAAATTCAATACCGATATTCTGGACAGCGACTTTGTCGTGACCCTCCCGGTCATGAAAACCCACGCCCAGACCGTGGTCAGCCTGGGCATCAAAAATCTGAAAGGCGCCATCGACATCCCCTCCCGCAAAAAATGCCACAATGAAGACCCGGGCCGGGATCTGCATTTTATGGTTTCCAAACTGGCCGACCGCATGCCCCCGCTGTTTACCCTGGCGGACGGCATCTACACCGCCGAACGCGGCCCCGGCTTTGACGGCCGCATGCACCGCAGCAATATCCTGATTGCATCCAATGACATATTCGCCGCCGACTGCGTGGGGGCCAAGGTGCTGGGATACGAGCCCGATCAGGTTCCCTACCTGGTCCATGCCGCCGGCGTCCGGCAGCGCCCCCTGGATCTTTCCGATATCGAAATAACCGGCGAACCCCTTGCCGAAGTCGCCAAACCCCATCAACACCATTTCCCCTACACCGATGACGGCCGCCTGCCGGTCCCCATGCATAAAATGGGTATCCAGGGCCTTTCCTACAAAAAATATGACCTCACCATGTGCACTTACTGTTCCATTGTAAACGGCGCCATCCTTGGGTCCATTGCCTTTGCCTGGAAGGGGGCCCCCTGGGACGATGTGGAAATTCTCACCGGGAAAGTCATGCAGCCGACCCCCGGCCGCAAAAAAACCGTCCTCATTGGCAAATGCATCTACGCAGCCAATAAAGACAACACCGACATCAACGAAATGATTGCCGTCAAGGGCTGCCCGCCCCAACCCAAAGCCATTGTCAAAGCCCTGCACCAGGCCGGCATCCCGGTGGACGCCGGCATCTTTGAGAAACTCGATCAGATGCCGGGGATGTATATGCGTCGCTATGAAAACAAACCGGAATTTGACGAGTCTTTTTTCAGGGTTGATTAA
- a CDS encoding nucleotide sugar dehydrogenase: protein MLTFESLIAHKDKVAVVGLGYVGLPLAVHLSHHFSVTGFDLKADRIAELKSGRDRTLEVAEDELKSVQINFSSDPKVLSSCRLIVIAVPTPIDEYRIPDLSPLRLASEITGRHMAEGTCIVYESTVYPGVTEEVCLPILTAESGMTFGTDFTVGYSPERINPGDKAHSLDKIKKIVSGSDPDTLQLLEQVYGRVVTAGIHPVSSIRVAEAAKVIENTQRDLNIALMNELAMIFDKMGIDTTEVLEAAATKWNFLPFKPGLVGGHCIGVDPYYLTFKAESLGYHPEMILAGRRINDSMGKYVAQRAVKLLFKSNKRVHGAKIAVLGITFKEDVPDLRNTKVVDLIRELEEYGIEVRIHDPLADAAEARHYYGLELSEMDRLNGVDAVVVAVMHTAYKKMGLSRIAGLCAGDMPVLIDLKSMFSPAEARKENVIYWRL from the coding sequence ATGCTGACATTCGAATCGCTGATCGCTCATAAGGACAAAGTGGCGGTGGTCGGGCTGGGCTACGTTGGACTCCCCCTGGCCGTCCATCTGTCACATCATTTCAGTGTCACCGGTTTTGATCTGAAGGCGGACCGGATTGCGGAACTCAAATCCGGCCGGGACCGCACCCTTGAAGTTGCCGAAGACGAGCTGAAATCAGTTCAAATCAATTTCAGCAGCGATCCCAAGGTGCTTTCATCCTGCCGGCTGATTGTCATCGCAGTCCCGACCCCCATCGATGAATACCGCATACCGGACCTGAGCCCGCTGCGCCTGGCATCGGAAATCACCGGCCGACACATGGCCGAAGGGACCTGCATTGTTTACGAGTCCACCGTCTATCCCGGCGTTACCGAAGAGGTCTGCCTCCCGATCCTGACAGCTGAATCCGGCATGACTTTCGGAACCGATTTTACGGTGGGATATTCACCCGAACGCATCAACCCGGGCGACAAGGCCCACAGCCTCGATAAAATTAAAAAGATCGTCTCAGGCTCCGACCCTGATACCCTCCAGCTGCTGGAGCAGGTATACGGCCGGGTAGTTACCGCCGGGATTCATCCGGTATCGTCGATCCGGGTGGCGGAGGCCGCCAAGGTCATTGAAAACACCCAACGGGACCTGAATATCGCCCTGATGAACGAGCTGGCCATGATTTTCGACAAAATGGGTATCGACACCACCGAAGTGTTGGAAGCGGCCGCAACCAAGTGGAACTTTCTGCCTTTTAAGCCCGGCCTGGTGGGGGGCCATTGCATCGGCGTAGACCCCTACTACCTGACATTTAAAGCTGAATCCCTGGGGTACCACCCGGAGATGATTCTGGCGGGCAGGCGGATCAACGACAGCATGGGCAAATATGTGGCCCAGCGGGCGGTCAAGCTCCTTTTCAAATCCAATAAGCGTGTGCACGGTGCCAAGATCGCCGTTCTGGGAATCACCTTTAAGGAAGACGTTCCCGACCTGCGCAACACCAAGGTGGTGGATCTCATCCGTGAGCTGGAAGAATACGGCATCGAGGTGAGGATCCACGATCCCCTGGCCGATGCTGCCGAAGCCAGGCACTACTACGGGCTGGAACTCAGTGAAATGGACCGCCTCAACGGAGTCGATGCCGTCGTAGTTGCGGTCATGCACACCGCATACAAAAAGATGGGTCTCTCCAGAATCGCCGGTCTGTGTGCCGGCGATATGCCGGTGCTGATCGACTTGAAAAGCATGTTCAGCCCGGCGGAAGCGCGGAAGGAGAATGTTATCTATTGGCGGCTGTAG